The following proteins are encoded in a genomic region of Pseudomonadota bacterium:
- a CDS encoding cupin domain-containing protein yields MSDDVETIIRRLGLRPHPEGGYYRETFRAPLVLDGLPHGAPRSASTAIYFLLPAGTFSAFHRVRSDEVWHHYDGGPLALHIIRDDGALSTIRLGCDLAAGETPQAVVPANAWQAAEPLGRRFALCGCTVAPGFDFADFELADRGDLTARFPAHAELVARLTRG; encoded by the coding sequence TTGAGCGACGACGTCGAGACCATCATACGGCGCCTCGGCCTCCGGCCCCACCCGGAGGGCGGCTACTACCGCGAGACGTTCCGGGCGCCGCTCGTCCTCGACGGCCTGCCCCACGGCGCGCCACGGAGCGCGTCCACGGCGATCTATTTCCTCCTGCCGGCCGGGACGTTCTCCGCGTTCCACCGCGTGCGCTCGGACGAGGTGTGGCACCACTACGACGGCGGCCCGCTCGCGCTCCACATCATCCGCGACGACGGCGCGCTCTCGACGATCCGGCTCGGGTGCGATCTCGCGGCCGGCGAGACGCCGCAGGCGGTCGTGCCCGCGAACGCCTGGCAGGCCGCGGAGCCGCTGGGGCGCCGGTTCGCCCTGTGCGGCTGCACCGTCGCGCCGGGCTTCGACTTCGCGGACTTCGAACTCGCGGATCGCGGCGACCTCACGGCGCGCTTCCCGGCGCACGCGGAGCTCGTCGCCCGCCTCACCCGCGGCTGA
- a CDS encoding transglutaminase-like domain-containing protein encodes MTSRGQAVPDGRAALGAGEAALAPTCFIDSGSPAVAAFVRDRTAGAATPVERAVALFYAVRDEIEYKLLTRLALRRDELVASATLARGNGFCIEKAVLLVAACRTAGIPALLRFADVRNHLTTPELAARMQTDVFIWHGLAEMRLEDRWVKATPAFDRALCARHGVRPIEFDGRSDAIFHEFDLRENRHMEYVNQRGAFEDLPYDEIVASFRATYPQTYV; translated from the coding sequence ATGACCTCGCGGGGTCAGGCCGTTCCCGATGGGCGTGCCGCGCTCGGCGCGGGCGAAGCGGCGCTCGCCCCGACCTGCTTCATCGACAGCGGCTCGCCGGCGGTGGCGGCGTTCGTCCGCGACAGGACTGCGGGCGCCGCGACCCCGGTCGAGCGGGCGGTCGCCCTGTTCTACGCGGTGCGCGACGAGATCGAGTACAAGCTCCTGACCCGCCTCGCCCTCCGGCGCGACGAGCTCGTCGCCTCGGCCACGCTCGCGCGCGGGAACGGCTTCTGCATCGAGAAGGCGGTGCTGCTCGTCGCGGCGTGCCGCACGGCGGGGATCCCGGCGCTCCTGCGGTTCGCGGACGTCCGCAACCACCTGACGACACCCGAGCTCGCCGCGCGCATGCAAACCGACGTGTTCATCTGGCACGGCCTGGCGGAGATGCGCCTCGAGGATCGCTGGGTGAAGGCGACGCCGGCGTTCGATCGGGCGCTGTGCGCGCGCCACGGCGTCCGGCCGATCGAGTTCGACGGCCGCTCGGACGCGATCTTCCACGAGTTCGATCTGCGCGAGAACCGGCACATGGAGTACGTGAACCAGCGCGGCGCGTTCGAGGATCTCCCGTACGACGAGATCGTCGCGTCGTTCCGCGCGACCTATCCGCAGACGTACGTGTGA
- a CDS encoding DUF362 domain-containing protein: protein MRRDDDILLGRRDALKLGLGAAAALGAIGLTRGAGAAPAQGLAAGAGAAALTGPGHVVEVHKPGMRGRLFPYPDAAREAVHKAVTTLAGEGDLGRAFGKFVSPEDRVGIKINVLGGRLASTTKEIADAIVEGVRAAGVPDANIMIFDQFGGNMRGARYVWQEKPGQLRVINHEVLGYEDALTTCEGGGRGRLAKTLTWCTAVINAPVPKDHDTAGVTCAMKNMVFGCVERPPMMHQQIHTALPHFYALDAIRGRVRLVVCDGSFCLYDGGPKHNPSASVTHDRVYATTDPVAMDTIALEIVEKYRAENGLKTLAQVRRPATYLALAEEIGLGVADRGRIRLERIELPPYTPAS, encoded by the coding sequence ATGAGACGCGACGACGACATCCTTCTGGGGCGCAGGGACGCGCTCAAGCTCGGCCTGGGCGCGGCCGCGGCGCTCGGCGCTATCGGGCTCACCCGCGGCGCCGGGGCGGCGCCGGCGCAGGGGCTGGCGGCAGGCGCGGGCGCGGCGGCGCTCACGGGCCCCGGCCACGTGGTCGAGGTCCACAAGCCCGGCATGCGGGGGCGCCTGTTCCCGTACCCGGACGCGGCGCGCGAGGCGGTGCACAAGGCGGTGACGACCCTCGCCGGCGAGGGCGACCTGGGCCGCGCGTTCGGGAAGTTCGTCTCGCCCGAGGATCGCGTGGGGATCAAGATCAACGTGCTCGGCGGGCGCCTCGCCTCCACGACGAAGGAGATCGCCGACGCGATCGTCGAGGGCGTGCGCGCGGCGGGCGTGCCGGACGCGAACATCATGATCTTCGATCAGTTCGGCGGCAACATGCGCGGCGCGCGCTACGTCTGGCAGGAGAAGCCAGGCCAGCTCCGCGTGATCAACCACGAGGTGCTCGGCTACGAGGACGCGCTGACGACGTGCGAGGGCGGCGGCAGGGGCAGGCTCGCGAAGACGCTCACCTGGTGCACCGCGGTGATCAACGCCCCGGTGCCCAAGGATCACGACACCGCCGGCGTGACGTGCGCGATGAAGAACATGGTGTTCGGCTGCGTGGAGCGGCCCCCCATGATGCACCAGCAGATCCACACCGCGCTGCCGCACTTCTACGCGCTCGACGCGATCCGCGGGCGCGTGCGGCTCGTCGTCTGCGACGGCTCGTTCTGCCTCTACGACGGCGGGCCCAAGCACAACCCTTCCGCCAGCGTCACGCACGATCGCGTCTACGCCACCACCGATCCCGTCGCCATGGACACGATCGCGCTCGAGATCGTCGAGAAGTACCGCGCCGAGAACGGGCTGAAGACGCTCGCCCAGGTACGGCGCCCCGCGACCTACCTCGCCCTCGCCGAGGAGATCGGCCTCGGCGTCGCGGATCGCGGCCGCATCCGCCTCGAGCGGATCGAGCTCCCCCCGTACACCCCGGCCTCTTGA
- a CDS encoding IgGFc-binding protein, translated as MSGRKGLLWLCALSFGLGVVPVLGGCEGVDGARSQSDADTDSDTDSDTDTDADSDSDSDSDADSDSDTDSPYDCEAYAEGDTPGNVGCEFVLPTPPFFQNASPTSTYRGACFAVMVANNSDSPAVLALSRDGTSYDAHAHARIPTGLGATLAYDPIPVDGIPPHQVAILYLSHEPGTITSFGDSLECPVEPAILADTAATASDSGIAFELESDVPISLYDILPYGGALSYLPSASLIFPSTSWGVNYLALAAHASSMQEWILFVARDDGTNVQILTNTAVTSSSTIEIPTAGVTKVYSLNRGDYVQLSSTSGNFSGAILDSDKPIGVYTGDTYLTVATADNGSGGPQDSTHQQIPPIKALGVDYVGAGIPTRLASLLEESVLYRLTGVADGTALVWDPAAPSGAPAALDEGQVVEFQTRDWFAVRSQDADHPFSLTQYMSGDISACIGGCFDGGWFCEPGGQGDTDWIVLVPPAQFFTSYTFFTDPTYGITGVSLVRVKGDAGFADVEIACLGTVTGWSPVGDDGRYEIAHVTLYRGGVDEVADCDTSQHAASSELPFGLTVWGTDRDASYGYAAGGGAAEINDVEIPIE; from the coding sequence ATGAGCGGAAGGAAAGGGCTCCTGTGGCTGTGCGCGCTCTCGTTCGGGCTCGGGGTTGTGCCCGTGCTCGGCGGCTGCGAGGGCGTGGACGGAGCGCGGTCGCAGTCGGACGCGGACACGGACTCCGACACGGACTCCGACACGGACACGGACGCGGACTCCGACTCCGATTCGGATTCCGACGCGGACTCCGACTCGGACACGGATTCGCCGTACGACTGCGAGGCTTACGCCGAGGGCGACACCCCGGGCAACGTCGGCTGCGAGTTCGTGCTGCCGACGCCGCCCTTCTTCCAGAACGCGAGCCCCACCTCGACGTACCGCGGCGCCTGCTTCGCGGTGATGGTGGCGAACAACTCCGACTCGCCCGCCGTCCTCGCCCTCTCGCGCGACGGCACGAGCTACGACGCCCACGCCCACGCGCGCATCCCGACCGGGCTCGGGGCCACGCTGGCCTACGATCCGATCCCGGTCGACGGGATCCCGCCCCACCAGGTGGCGATCCTGTACCTCTCCCACGAGCCGGGGACGATCACCTCGTTCGGCGACTCGCTCGAGTGCCCGGTCGAGCCGGCGATCCTCGCCGACACCGCGGCCACCGCATCGGACTCGGGGATCGCGTTCGAGCTCGAGAGCGACGTCCCGATCTCCCTCTACGACATCCTCCCGTACGGCGGCGCCCTGAGCTACCTGCCCTCCGCGTCGCTCATCTTCCCGAGCACGTCGTGGGGCGTGAACTACCTCGCGCTCGCCGCGCACGCGAGCAGCATGCAGGAGTGGATCCTGTTCGTCGCGCGCGACGACGGCACGAACGTGCAGATCTTGACGAACACGGCAGTGACCTCCTCGTCCACCATCGAGATCCCGACGGCGGGCGTCACCAAGGTCTACAGCCTGAACCGCGGCGACTACGTCCAGCTCTCGAGCACGAGCGGCAACTTCAGCGGCGCGATCCTCGACAGCGACAAGCCGATCGGCGTGTACACGGGCGACACGTACCTCACCGTCGCCACGGCCGACAACGGGAGCGGCGGCCCGCAGGACTCCACGCACCAGCAGATCCCGCCTATCAAGGCGTTGGGTGTCGACTACGTCGGCGCGGGGATCCCGACGCGCCTCGCGAGTCTCCTCGAGGAGAGCGTGCTGTATAGGCTCACCGGCGTCGCGGACGGGACCGCGCTCGTCTGGGATCCGGCGGCGCCGAGCGGCGCGCCCGCGGCCCTCGACGAGGGGCAGGTCGTCGAGTTCCAGACGCGCGACTGGTTCGCCGTGCGGTCGCAGGACGCCGACCACCCGTTCTCGCTGACCCAGTACATGTCCGGCGACATCAGCGCTTGCATCGGCGGCTGCTTCGACGGCGGGTGGTTCTGCGAGCCGGGCGGGCAGGGCGACACCGACTGGATCGTGCTCGTGCCGCCGGCGCAGTTCTTCACGAGCTATACGTTCTTCACCGATCCGACCTACGGCATCACGGGCGTGTCGCTCGTCCGGGTCAAGGGCGATGCCGGGTTCGCCGACGTCGAGATCGCGTGCCTCGGCACGGTGACGGGATGGTCCCCGGTCGGTGACGACGGCCGGTACGAGATCGCTCACGTCACCCTGTACCGGGGCGGCGTGGACGAGGTGGCGGACTGCGACACGAGCCAGCACGCCGCGTCGAGCGAGCTGCCGTTCGGCCTGACCGTCTGGGGCACGGATCGCGACGCCTCCTACGGCTACGCGGCCGGCGGCGGCGCCGCGGAGATCAACGACGTCGAGATCCCGATCGAATGA